The window GAAGAACATGAGCCTTTTTGATGTTTTAGATTCCTTGTGAGAAGACCAAGGATTAGGAGTCTTTTTTCCTCTCCTATGTAATTATGGGTGACTCCACATTTTTTGTGTAGTCTTTATATTAATATACAATATGTAAcctactcaaaaaaaaaaaaaatcacctaTTGCTTTTTGGTTTCATTGGGATTTAAACCCGAAGCTTCATGGCGATCCTCCCACTTTATCAGTTTAGCGACACCCTTGGATGCATTTTTCGGTTATGGGACTTGATTCTTCATTTTTACTATTCTCAATAATGCTTTAATTCTCATTTCTGGCTGGAAGTAATTTGCTTTTGGGTGAATAAGTTCAATTATAGTACTGAAATTGGGGCCAGCTCCAACTAGTTTGGGGATTGAGGTTTAGTTGATTTGATTGTTAATTGGATTACTCTCCTCCCTATTTGCTTGTGGACTTTTGGCCTGCCACAATTATTAACAGAATGTGTAGAAACATACCCGGGTATATATTTTCTGTGACATTTTAAATGAATGGAAAAGAGGATAAAGATGTGAATAGTTAAAGTGCGTCTCATAAACTTTTTACGGTATTTAAAATGTTTTAGAACCTTCAATTTAAATCAGGAGAAGCATTTTAGGGCGATGGGGTTCTTTAAATTGGTTGATGGCTATTATGAGTATCTCGTTAGATAACAGAGTTGAAATTTTGACGGTTCCTTCTGAATTTTCTTGTTAAATTTTCTTTTGACTGGTGTCATGTTGCCTATTTGCAGCCTATCTATTGTTGATGTGCTGTACTGCTTATGCTGGAAGCATGGTGAAATCAGAAGGCAAAGTTGTGTATTCTTCACTTGCTAATTTGGAAAAGGACAATGTGAAATTTCAGTTTGTTGAAGACGAAGTTGATGAAGATTCATTCGGGAGATTCCCAGAAGCTTCCCAGTCTGCTGGGCAAAATTATCTCTGTGGGTACCCTTCGATCGAATCTGATGATGTATTAGATAGGGGATATGATTCTGGTAATGACCCATATAACTTCGTGCCACAAAATCGTCCTCCTGAGGTCAATTTAAAAAATGTCTTGAGTGGGCTAGTTGCTATTGTAACTGGGCAGAATAAAGGTCATGTTTCAGATGCAGTTCCTCAGTTGCCTAGTTCTGATGTTTCATTTCTTGGATCTAGTAAGAATGGAGATACTTTCTTGCACTCATCAGTTTACATACCAAGTGCTCCCCCACTAGTTGAACCAAGTGCGTTTAACTATAGTGCTTACAAGGATGTGTTGGAAGCTGAGCCTCCAGAGTGGCTCCCAGACAGTTCTACAACTGTTTGCATGCAGTGCACTGCGCCTTTCACGGCCTTTACTCGTGGAAGACATCATTGTCGGTTTTGCGGAGGGGTTTTTTGTAGGACATGTACAAAAGGGAGGTGCCTGTTGCCCATGATGTTTCGGGAGAAGAACCCCCAGAGAGTGTGTGATTCCTGCTATGATAGGCTTGATCCAGTGCAAGGCGTTCTCATCAACACCATCAGCAACGCTGTGCAGGCCGCAAAGCATGATGTTATGGACTGGACTTGTACGAGAGGTTGGTTGAACCTTCCAGTGGGTTTATCTATGGAATATGAGATATACAAGTCATCAAACACATTGAGGACTTATGCACAGGTCTATTATATTTACTACTTTTTCTTTTCCTAATTCTGGTTGCTCTAACCTCAGATCACCACTGTGTCTTTTGTTACTATTGAGATGAATATTgacaactttttttcttttctttggatacaactttttttcttttctttggatattctctctctctctctctctcatacacacacacagagagcTCATATGGCATTCCGTCGTCCCTCTCTTCCTGTAAGGCGTATACAGGAATGGAATTAGTTCCAGAAGATTCTGATAGAAGATCCTATCAGAATCTTTAGATTCGTTTGTGCTTGACTTGCTGTCCCTATCGTGCAACTTCTGCCTTGTGATGCTGACTAAATCTTGTAATGCACAGGTTGCTCGGTTGAATCCTGAGAGGTCCATACCTGGTGCAGTTCTCAAAGGAGCTAAAGGTCTGGCAATATTAACGGTTGCAAAAGCTGGGGTGCTGCTTACGTATAAACTTGGTACTGGCCTGGTGGTTGCACGAAGGTCTGATGGTTCATGGTCTGCACCATCTGCTATAATATCAGCCGGTTTGGGATGGGGTGCGCAGGTATACTTAACGGTCTTTGCTAGTGAGTCTTTTTCAGGTTTGAGAATGCAGTCAGTTTAGATTATGTAGAATACTAAATTTTAGGAATTCagatgagttgagtgattgaCTATGCTGTCTTTAATCAGATTCATTTTCTGTTTTCTGCCAAAGGTTGGGTCTGAATTATAAGTATTTTATGTCAAAGGGGAACAAAAAGATCCATGGGCATGTAATCGGCATTTTTCTTTACCCTAATTGACAAATACTTTTTGGTTTTTCCTGAATTAAGAATTTGATCCATTTCTCTCTACTAAAATGAATGGCTTATTCTCCTATTAACTAAATAGTAGAGCACATATTTATTGCATTTGTTTTTTGCTACTTTTTTCATCATCCTTTGTCCAAAAGATTGATATTTGTCTCTGTGTAGATTGGAGGCGAGTTGACGGACTTCATTATTGTGCTACATGACTCTAAGGCTGTGAAGACATTTTGCAGCCGTATGCATTTTTCTCTTGGTGCTGGTTGCAGTGCTGCAGCTGGTCCAGTTGGGAGAGCTGTGGAGGCAGATCTTCGAGCTGGAGAGAGAGGTTCTGGCATATGCTATACTTACAGTTGTAGTAAAGGTAAGTAGCTTCTTTTGGGCCTAGATTTTCCGTAACATATCATGAAAGTTTGTTTTGAATTTCCAATATTCAAGGTTGGCCTTGTGCCATGCCTTAGGTCATACAAGAATTACTTGATACAATCTTGTGCAGACATTGGAGCTATTAATCATCTTTGGTCATGCATATGTTAAAATTCGGAAATATGAGGAGGGACACGAGTCTCGATTTTTGTTTTAACTGTGTCTGGAATTTTGTTTCAGAAGTTTGTCAAAATAGTAAGGGCGACCTCACAAGCCAGTGCCTATGTGAAAACTCTTAGGAAAAGATAAAATCCATTGTCACACAGTAAAAGACCTCTTATTCATGCAAATTGCACTTTTTTGTATGCATAGTTATATCGAGATTCAAATGAATTAATCCAAAACGAGTCCAAAGTATGCTGCTGATGACTCTTTAGAAAACGGAGCGGCCAGGCACATTATTACCGTTTCCTCTCTTTGGTGGCTATCTCCTGCACCAGTGGGGGTTATCAGCAAAACTGTGATCGCTTAATTCTCGTTGGGTTTGACTTGTGTGCTTCAGGTGCATTTGTGGGAGTCTCGCTTGAGGGGAACATCGTCACGACACGGATGGATACAAATCTCCGATTCTATGGGGATCCTTACCTTACTACAGCTGACATCCTTCTTGGGACAGTGGAGAGACCCAAAGCTGGAGAACCCTTGTATGCTGCACTCAGAGACCTATATGAAAGCTTTCCACTACGCTTGAAAGGAGTCCATGATTAAAATGGTGAGATGTGTTGGCTCTTGCAGTCCCTTGTTCATACTGGAAGAAATGTGAAGTATTTGGTTTAATAGGGTAGAGGAATGTGCTTTCGAACCAGGATAATAGCTTCTCTCCCTTGTACATAAACAATATACTTGTACATAAATAGCAGTTGCAATATACTGTTATGATTCTGATAATTTGGAGTTAATTTTCATGCTATGGATATTTGTCAGATATACTACTAGGGTATGACGGATCTGGTAAGTGCTAAAATTGGTTATTATTGCTGTAGATGGCTTCTATTGTGGCAAAATAggaacataacatgaaaatgcaGCAGTTCTTTCAATAGCATGAACATCAAGCTGTTGAAATTGTAGGTAGACAGCTTAGGAATAGTGTATTGCCGTCTCATGAACTTTTTCATTTCTGCTGATGAAAAAAGGTGATAATAATTGAGGGAGTACATGTTTAAGATTCTTATTGCACTTTTTCCTCTAATGAGATAATGGTTAGATTGGTCCAGAGACAAGTGAAACAATCCAGCACTTGCCGTATTGGCCAAATTTGCATGATTGACTTATATCTGCTTGATTGAAAAACTATTGTAAGATTAGAGACTGCCAAAAGCTGATTCTATTGCCCCACATTATCTTAGAAGAATAATCACAAATGCAAAACAGCAAATTTAAGAGTAAGATTCACAAATCGTTAAGCAGTCATGATACGGAATCGTATAGAAAACACGGATAATGCAAAAATACACGGAATCAAAAAGATAGAAGATTAGGGTTTAAAATAGAGAAAGACAAGAACCTAACTATGAACTAGTTAGATACGAAACACGGATTAAGCTAAGTAAAGAATGCAATCCAAACTAGAACAATGAATTAACATCCAAATACAAAAGATAATCCAAGAATATGAACATGAACTCATACATGATAAACCTAATATAGATAGTCTAAAAACATGGTaaataaagagaaataaaagatatccTAAACCTCTCAAGGTTTGGTCTATTTAGGCTAGATGACTAAAATACCCTTAGGCTAGTAAAGAAGCTAAGTAGACCTATATTATAAGACTAGCCTAAATAGCTAAATTGTCAATATAGCCTTCTTGATCTTGATTCCTTTAAAGCACTCCAATGCTATGATGTTGACTAGGAAATCATCCTCATTAAGCGTGCTCATCCGGCTCGTATCAAGTCACGAACAATCGATAAGCAAAACGAAATATACAGATTCTTATTTTTATGTTTCGGAATTTGTGATTATATAGAGATTTGTTGGTCAATTGAACGCAGTACATGCCTTGTAAACTACTCAACTGGAAGATAAAGTTTCCAATGCGACCGAGAATAAGGTCGTAGCAAATCGAGTAAGTTTATAACTAGCATTGTTGTAAATTGTAATACGTAGTATAAACCGGAAATTCCAGTATAGTTTTTGCATCATTAGTTATAAAGCCCAGATGGTTTCATCTATTTGCTAATCACATCCATCGGAGATTTGGCTAAATAGAGAACTTTGGTGAGGGGGGTGAATCATCGAAGCCAAAATAGTGGCAAGAACTTGACATTGACAGAGCCATTGCtccatttttcatgttagattcATTGTTGGACCTTGTTACCGTGCCAGACATTCAAAGTTATGCACACCTATTGTCAACTAATAGTAGAATATCATTATCAAAACATTTGAGTACTTTTGGCTAATAGAACAATCTTGGAGAAGAATAAGGGTGATAACAACTACTCCCTCGTCACAATTTAGAACACACATTTTTCttattagtctgttccaaaaagtatgacacatttttatatttagaaacaatttaactttaaacttttcattctgccaattttatccttaatgagaaacttttatggCCATACAAATATCATGACCCCACTAAGCTTTTGCCCATGAAGCTTTTAGCATCAcatgtttcaaaagtctttttttatttcttaaactttgtgtcaagtcaaactacatcatctaaattgaaacgggggAGTATTTAGAAATCACTAAAATATGTGGAAAGGATAAGGGAAATCACATGACTTGAAACTTCAGTCATTTAATTTGCTGATATAAAACTTGCCAAATCATATGGATTCATAATGCAATGGAGTTTATTTGTATATATGATTATGTATCATCAAAGTAAACAAAAAAAGCATGTCCTATATTATATAATAGTGGGAATAAAATTTAATTTGTTAAAATAATCACTTTTCAAAATTGTTTCAGGAATTGATACATTTCTACAACATTTTTTAATATATAAGAGTCGAAGATATCAGCCCCCTAAAATTGCAAATAACTGTTTTTACTATTTAGCCTACAAAAGAGGGTATTTTAAATACAAATCTATTATTTGAACAGTGGCTCTTATAATTATGAAATGACTCTCTAAAATAGTACTTTACATTAAAAGTTTGTGACGTAAAGATTTTGATACCTGGTAGATTACC is drawn from Nicotiana tabacum cultivar K326 chromosome 9, ASM71507v2, whole genome shotgun sequence and contains these coding sequences:
- the LOC107802414 gene encoding uncharacterized protein LOC107802414 isoform X2, which translates into the protein MFPNVPRKAFSIPTLSKAYLLLMCCTAYAGSMVKSEGKVVYSSLANLEKDNVKFQFVEDEVDEDSFGRFPEASQSAGQNYLCGYPSIESDDVLDRGYDSGNDPYNFVPQNRPPEVNLKNVLSGLVAIVTGQNKGHVSDAVPQLPSSDVSFLGSSKNGDTFLHSSVYIPSAPPLVEPSAFNYSAYKDVLEAEPPEWLPDSSTTVCMQCTAPFTAFTRGRHHCRFCGGVFCRTCTKGRCLLPMMFREKNPQRVCDSCYDRLDPVQGVLINTISNAVQAAKHDVMDWTCTRGWLNLPVGLSMEYEIYKSSNTLRTYAQVARLNPERSIPGAVLKGAKGLAILTVAKAGVLLTYKLGTGLVVARRSDGSWSAPSAIISAGLGWGAQIGGELTDFIIVLHDSKAVKTFCSRMHFSLGAGCSAAAGPVGRAVEADLRAGERGSGICYTYSCSKGAFVGVSLEGNIVTTRMDTNLRFYGDPYLTTADILLGTVERPKAGEPLYAALRDLYESFPLRLKGVHD
- the LOC107802414 gene encoding uncharacterized protein LOC107802414 isoform X1 — protein: MDGTWSERDQNLIRRTTFSRRTMGWICETLKEASKVKRNYVKRWKLHDHSSEVFCAKNFNRYGSYLLLMCCTAYAGSMVKSEGKVVYSSLANLEKDNVKFQFVEDEVDEDSFGRFPEASQSAGQNYLCGYPSIESDDVLDRGYDSGNDPYNFVPQNRPPEVNLKNVLSGLVAIVTGQNKGHVSDAVPQLPSSDVSFLGSSKNGDTFLHSSVYIPSAPPLVEPSAFNYSAYKDVLEAEPPEWLPDSSTTVCMQCTAPFTAFTRGRHHCRFCGGVFCRTCTKGRCLLPMMFREKNPQRVCDSCYDRLDPVQGVLINTISNAVQAAKHDVMDWTCTRGWLNLPVGLSMEYEIYKSSNTLRTYAQVARLNPERSIPGAVLKGAKGLAILTVAKAGVLLTYKLGTGLVVARRSDGSWSAPSAIISAGLGWGAQIGGELTDFIIVLHDSKAVKTFCSRMHFSLGAGCSAAAGPVGRAVEADLRAGERGSGICYTYSCSKGAFVGVSLEGNIVTTRMDTNLRFYGDPYLTTADILLGTVERPKAGEPLYAALRDLYESFPLRLKGVHD
- the LOC107802414 gene encoding uncharacterized protein LOC107802414 isoform X3 — protein: MCCTAYAGSMVKSEGKVVYSSLANLEKDNVKFQFVEDEVDEDSFGRFPEASQSAGQNYLCGYPSIESDDVLDRGYDSGNDPYNFVPQNRPPEVNLKNVLSGLVAIVTGQNKGHVSDAVPQLPSSDVSFLGSSKNGDTFLHSSVYIPSAPPLVEPSAFNYSAYKDVLEAEPPEWLPDSSTTVCMQCTAPFTAFTRGRHHCRFCGGVFCRTCTKGRCLLPMMFREKNPQRVCDSCYDRLDPVQGVLINTISNAVQAAKHDVMDWTCTRGWLNLPVGLSMEYEIYKSSNTLRTYAQVARLNPERSIPGAVLKGAKGLAILTVAKAGVLLTYKLGTGLVVARRSDGSWSAPSAIISAGLGWGAQIGGELTDFIIVLHDSKAVKTFCSRMHFSLGAGCSAAAGPVGRAVEADLRAGERGSGICYTYSCSKGAFVGVSLEGNIVTTRMDTNLRFYGDPYLTTADILLGTVERPKAGEPLYAALRDLYESFPLRLKGVHD